In one Mus pahari chromosome 21, PAHARI_EIJ_v1.1, whole genome shotgun sequence genomic region, the following are encoded:
- the Tekt4 gene encoding tektin-4 isoform X3, producing MGQAVGQIRLNREHKESCEMNWSDKVEVYNIDDTCARYTNESTQVQFYPHSSKFEESASTPETWAKFNQDNLLRAERERLASVNLRKLIDCILRDTAEDLRLQCDAVNAAFSSRCQELDDALQKLQHHLRKTLREITDQEHQIAALKQAIKDKEAPLRVAQTRLYQRSHRPNVELCRDNAQFRLLSEVEELNMSLRVLKEKLQDAEQALRNLEDSRMSLEKDIAVKTNSLFIDRQKCMTHRNRYPSVLQLAGYQ from the exons ATGGGACAAGCCGTGGGCCAGATACG GCTGAACAGGGAACATAAGGAGTCGTGTGAGATGAACTGGTCAGACAAAGTGGAAGTCTATAACATTGACGATACCTGCGCCCGCTACACCAACGAGAGCACCCAGGTGCAGTTCTATCCGCATTCCAGCAAGTTCGAGGAGAG TGCCTCCACGCCCGAGACGTGGGCCAAGTTCAATCAAGACAACCTGCTTCGAGCCGAGCGCGAGCGGCTAGCCTCGGTTAACCTGAGGAAGTTAATTGACTGCATCTTGCGGGATACGGCCGAGGACCTGCGGCTACAGTGCGATGCAGTGAACGCGGCCTTCTCAAGCCGCTGCCAAGAGCTGGACGACGCACTCCAGAAGCTGCAGCACCACCTTCGAAAG ACCCTGAGGGAGATCACGGACCAGGAACACCAGATTGCAGCCTTGAAGCAGGCCATCAAGGACAAGGAGGCCCCTCTGCGTGTGGCCCAGACTCGCCTTTACCAGCGGTCACACCGGCCCAATGTGGAGCTGTGCCGGGACAATGCCCAGTTCAG GTTGCTGAGCGAGGTGGAGGAGCTGAACATGTCCCTCAGAGTGTTAAAGGAGAAGCTTCAGGATGCGGAGCAGGCACTGCGGAACCTGGAGGACTCACGCATGAGTCTGGAGAAGGACATCGCAGTCAAGACCAACAGCCTCTTCATCGACCGCCAGAAGTGTATGACCCACCGCAACCGCTACCCCAGTGTCCTCCAGCTGGCTGGCTACCAGTGA
- the Tekt4 gene encoding tektin-4 isoform X1 codes for MAQTGVLLTKEPAPQSIDVCELPRKEYDVACNTGAYTSSGLATAGFRTAKYLMDEWFQNSYARYHQAFADRDYSERQRHESRQLAAETGALAQRTQLDSTRKVGERLEDMHCWKSELQREIDELSSETDLMMAQKLRLQRALDATSVPYSIATDNLQCRERRQHPDLARDYVEVELLKETELIRNIQELLKRTMGQAVGQIRLNREHKESCEMNWSDKVEVYNIDDTCARYTNESTQVQFYPHSSKFEESASTPETWAKFNQDNLLRAERERLASVNLRKLIDCILRDTAEDLRLQCDAVNAAFSSRCQELDDALQKLQHHLRKTLREITDQEHQIAALKQAIKDKEAPLRVAQTRLYQRSHRPNVELCRDNAQFRLLSEVEELNMSLRVLKEKLQDAEQALRNLEDSRMSLEKDIAVKTNSLFIDRQKCMTHRNRYPSVLQLAGYQ; via the exons ATGGCCCAAACCGGCGTGCTCCTGACCAAGGAGCCAGCCCCACAGtcaatagatgtctgtgagcttCCACGCAAAGAATATGATGTGGCCTGCAATACTGGGGCCTACACGTCCTCGGGTCTGGCCACCGCTGGCTTCCGCACTGCCAAATACCTGATGGACGAGTGGTTTCAGAACTCTTACGCCCGCTATCACCAGGCCTTCGCAGACCGGGACTACTCTGAGAGGCAGCGGCATGAGAGCAGGCAGCTGGCAGCCGAGACTGGGGCACTGGCCCAACGCACGCAACTTGACTCCACAAGAAAGGTGGGAGAGCGCCTGGAGGACATGCATTGCTGGAAGTCAGAGCTGCAGCGAGAGATAGACGAGCTGTCTTCTGAGACGGACCTGATGATGGCCCAGAAGCTGCGGCTACAGCGCGCCTTGGATGCCACCTCCGTGCCCTACTCCATTGCTACTGACAACCTACAGTGCCGAGAACGCCGCCAGCACCCAGACCTTGCCCGGGACTACGTGGAGGTGGAGCTGCTGAAG GAAACTGAGCTCATCAGGAACATCCAGGAACTCCTGAAGAGGACGATGGGACAAGCCGTGGGCCAGATACG GCTGAACAGGGAACATAAGGAGTCGTGTGAGATGAACTGGTCAGACAAAGTGGAAGTCTATAACATTGACGATACCTGCGCCCGCTACACCAACGAGAGCACCCAGGTGCAGTTCTATCCGCATTCCAGCAAGTTCGAGGAGAG TGCCTCCACGCCCGAGACGTGGGCCAAGTTCAATCAAGACAACCTGCTTCGAGCCGAGCGCGAGCGGCTAGCCTCGGTTAACCTGAGGAAGTTAATTGACTGCATCTTGCGGGATACGGCCGAGGACCTGCGGCTACAGTGCGATGCAGTGAACGCGGCCTTCTCAAGCCGCTGCCAAGAGCTGGACGACGCACTCCAGAAGCTGCAGCACCACCTTCGAAAG ACCCTGAGGGAGATCACGGACCAGGAACACCAGATTGCAGCCTTGAAGCAGGCCATCAAGGACAAGGAGGCCCCTCTGCGTGTGGCCCAGACTCGCCTTTACCAGCGGTCACACCGGCCCAATGTGGAGCTGTGCCGGGACAATGCCCAGTTCAG GTTGCTGAGCGAGGTGGAGGAGCTGAACATGTCCCTCAGAGTGTTAAAGGAGAAGCTTCAGGATGCGGAGCAGGCACTGCGGAACCTGGAGGACTCACGCATGAGTCTGGAGAAGGACATCGCAGTCAAGACCAACAGCCTCTTCATCGACCGCCAGAAGTGTATGACCCACCGCAACCGCTACCCCAGTGTCCTCCAGCTGGCTGGCTACCAGTGA
- the Tekt4 gene encoding tektin-4 isoform X2 — MHCWKSELQREIDELSSETDLMMAQKLRLQRALDATSVPYSIATDNLQCRERRQHPDLARDYVEVELLKETELIRNIQELLKRTMGQAVGQIRLNREHKESCEMNWSDKVEVYNIDDTCARYTNESTQVQFYPHSSKFEESASTPETWAKFNQDNLLRAERERLASVNLRKLIDCILRDTAEDLRLQCDAVNAAFSSRCQELDDALQKLQHHLRKTLREITDQEHQIAALKQAIKDKEAPLRVAQTRLYQRSHRPNVELCRDNAQFRLLSEVEELNMSLRVLKEKLQDAEQALRNLEDSRMSLEKDIAVKTNSLFIDRQKCMTHRNRYPSVLQLAGYQ; from the exons ATGCATTGCTGGAAGTCAGAGCTGCAGCGAGAGATAGACGAGCTGTCTTCTGAGACGGACCTGATGATGGCCCAGAAGCTGCGGCTACAGCGCGCCTTGGATGCCACCTCCGTGCCCTACTCCATTGCTACTGACAACCTACAGTGCCGAGAACGCCGCCAGCACCCAGACCTTGCCCGGGACTACGTGGAGGTGGAGCTGCTGAAG GAAACTGAGCTCATCAGGAACATCCAGGAACTCCTGAAGAGGACGATGGGACAAGCCGTGGGCCAGATACG GCTGAACAGGGAACATAAGGAGTCGTGTGAGATGAACTGGTCAGACAAAGTGGAAGTCTATAACATTGACGATACCTGCGCCCGCTACACCAACGAGAGCACCCAGGTGCAGTTCTATCCGCATTCCAGCAAGTTCGAGGAGAG TGCCTCCACGCCCGAGACGTGGGCCAAGTTCAATCAAGACAACCTGCTTCGAGCCGAGCGCGAGCGGCTAGCCTCGGTTAACCTGAGGAAGTTAATTGACTGCATCTTGCGGGATACGGCCGAGGACCTGCGGCTACAGTGCGATGCAGTGAACGCGGCCTTCTCAAGCCGCTGCCAAGAGCTGGACGACGCACTCCAGAAGCTGCAGCACCACCTTCGAAAG ACCCTGAGGGAGATCACGGACCAGGAACACCAGATTGCAGCCTTGAAGCAGGCCATCAAGGACAAGGAGGCCCCTCTGCGTGTGGCCCAGACTCGCCTTTACCAGCGGTCACACCGGCCCAATGTGGAGCTGTGCCGGGACAATGCCCAGTTCAG GTTGCTGAGCGAGGTGGAGGAGCTGAACATGTCCCTCAGAGTGTTAAAGGAGAAGCTTCAGGATGCGGAGCAGGCACTGCGGAACCTGGAGGACTCACGCATGAGTCTGGAGAAGGACATCGCAGTCAAGACCAACAGCCTCTTCATCGACCGCCAGAAGTGTATGACCCACCGCAACCGCTACCCCAGTGTCCTCCAGCTGGCTGGCTACCAGTGA